ACAGCACGAACCCCGCCAGATAATGCTGCTCGGCCACCGGATAGCCCAGCCGCTCGGTCGCCAGCGCGATCCCCCGCCCGGTCAGGCTCCGCCGCCCCTCCGTCACCCAGTCATAATCTTCCAGTTGCAGCACGTCGAAGGCCGGCGACGCCCAGCCCACCGGCATGTTCGCCCGCTTGGCGTCGGGCGCGCGCGGGTCGAGAATGGTCGGCAGATAGGCCAGCAGATGCGTCACCGCCCCCGGCGCTGCGGCCTTCACCGCCGCGCACAGCGCCGCCGTCGACGCCGCCAGCAAAGCCCCCGCCGCATCCAGCAACGCGCGTTGCGCCGTATCCTTCGGCCCCCAGATGCTGGAAATGGACACCATGCTCGCGCCTAGCGCCGCCCGCGCCGCATCGTCATACAGGCATATCCGCCCGTCGCCCGGTATCACCCACCACCAGGGTTCACCGACCTGAAACAGGATCGGCAATCCCGCCTCCAACCCTATGGCAACAAAGGCCGTCGCGATCGCCTGCAAATAGGCCATCGCCCCGCCATGCGCAGGCGACAGCAAAGTCGACGGCGGCGCCCATCCGGTCAGCGCCGGATCGCCATTCTCCGCCCGCTGCTTCCAGTCGTTCCAGCAATGCGCGTCGAACAATTCATAGGACAGCGACCAGATCAGGTCGAACCCCAACGCCTGCGCCCGCGCCGCAAAGTCCCGATGCCACGCCGCACAGGCCGCGTTCAACGCCCCGCCGCCCAGGCTGACGTACAGCCCCTCACCCAAGCGTTCGAGCCGAAAATAATGGCTCATCCCTACATAATGGTTGATCGCCCCGCGATAGCCCAACGCATGGATCGCGCTCACCACCCGCTCGGGCGTCTGGTTGAAACAATCGTCATAGCCGGTCGCCATCGACAGCCCGTGCTCAGGCAGCATCACGTCACCCATAGCCAGCACCGATCCCGCCCCGTCGCAGGCGATCCCGCTCAGTTCCGCCCACCCCTCGACCGCCGCGGCAAAAGGCGTATCGCCCTCGTCATAGCCCGGCGGCACCAGCGATATGAACATCCGATCGACATCCCCGGCCCACACCGGATCGCTCTCGTCCGGCAGGCGAAAGCCCCCCTCCAGCGCAGCGAAATCCAGCCTGATCTCCGCATCTTCCGGCGTACCGCGCGCATAGTTCCATAGCCGCACATACCAGGCGCGCGGGATTCCCGCCGCATCGCGCCCCTCGATCGTCAGCGTCGGCCCATGCGTCTCGTCCAGCTTGCGCAAGCCCCCGCTGCGCCAACGGAACGACAGCACGCAGTCGCGAAAATCCCGGTCCGTCTCATAAGCCAGCAGCGGATGGCTCCACCGGTCCTGCGCGTCCCAGATCAGCCCCGCCAGATCCCCCGACCCATAGAAGACCGCATCCACCCGCAAAGCCTGTCCTGAGCCTGTCGAAGGGGCATCTGCCGCGCTGGTCACCACGCTCGCCATCATTGGCCGCGGAAAATTGACGGTCCAGTGCGTCGCGGCAAAGCGCTTCACCCAACGCGTCTCCTGCCCGCGCCTTGCGTCCGTCAGCCAGTAATCGATCCTGCCCATCAGCCCAGCGCCCCGTTCACCGCGATGCTCACCCGCACGTCGCGCCCGCCACCGCCGCCATGCGCCATCACCTGTCCGCTGCTCGTCGGCACGAACATCTCCGGCCCGCGCTCGCCGACCATATAGGCCCGCCCCGGCGCCACCGGCCCGCCCGTCGCTCGCCCCGGCAGTCCCAGCGCGGACGTCAGCAGCGACGCGCCCAGACTCGCCAGCCCGCCCGCGCCGCCGCTTCCGCCGCCACCCACCGCCGATCGCAAGGCGCTGGCGGCAATCTCGTCCAGCACGCTCATCGCGATCCGCCGCAGATCCTCGAAGCCGAACTTGCCCGTCCGCACCGCGCGCAGCAGCCCCTGCTCGATCCGCCGCCCCGCCCGGTCGGCCCCATCGGCCAGCGGCCCCTCCAGCCCCGCCCGCATCGCCTCGACATCGCGGCTCAACCCCTCGCGATCGGCCCGCACCCGCACGACCAAAGTCTCGATTTCCTCGTCCATGTCCCATGGCTCCCTATGAGTTCCGTTCGCCCTGAGCCTGTCGAAGGGCCTTTCTTTTTTGGCGGCGCTTCGACTCGCCGCAGCTGGAACGCTGCGCCTAATCCGGCATCACCCCCATCAACCGCTTGAGCTCCGCTCCATCCACGCCCTCGTCCGGCGCCGCCTCCCCGCTGCCCACGCGCAGCACCGCGGCCAGTTCCGCCGGGGTCGCGCGCCAGAACTCGTCCGGCCGCCAGCCCAGCAGCCACCCGGCCACCCCCGCCAGCCGCCCCGCGCCGTCCGCAAAGCGCGTCACTTCCCCGCCAATATCTGCTGCAAGATGGCCTTCAGCACCGGCGTCACCTTCGCCAGCCCCACCGCGATCACCGCCTCGCCCAGCGCCTCGCGGCTCAGCCGTTCCCGGTCCACCAGGCAATGCCAGAACAGCGCCACCAGATCGGCCAGCGACAGTTTGCCGTCCGCCGCCCGTTCCACCAGATCGAACAGCGGCCCCAGTTCCGCCTCCGCCGCCACCAGCGCCGCGAAACTCGGCCGCAACGCCAGCGTCTCGCCGCCCAGCACCAGCGCCGCCTCGCCGCGCTCCGGATTCACCAGCGCGCTCATTCGCTCACCACCGCGCCGCTGCTTTCCAGGCTCAGCGCATAATTACGCTCGCCATTATAATCCCCGGCATAGTCCAGCCGCGTGACCAGAAAGCGCCCGCGCATCCGCTCGCCGCTTTCGAAACTCAGTTCATACTGGTCGATCGTGCCCGACAGCGCGTGGTTGCGTATCCGCACTTCGGCCGCAGAGCCGGTGAACAGCCCCGCCGCCGACACGCTGACCGACCGCACCCCCGCGCCCGACAGCAATTCGCGCCACCCGCCCGAATCCTTGCTGGTGATGTTCACCGCCTCGCCGTTCACCGACAATTGCGTCGTGCGCATCCCGGCCACCGTCGCATATGTTGCGGGCATGTTGCCATCACCCACTTTCAACAGAAACGCACTTCCCTTTTCGACGCCCATGGCGCATTCTCCAGCCAAGCGATGCCGACACGCGAAGCACCCTGCTTCCGCCCGGAAAATCGCGATAAATTAAGAGACTCGGATGGTGTTCGACCATCGGGTCGCAGCGGCCCGCCGCCGCTTATGGAGAGGTTATGATGATTGTTGCTGCTTCACTCGTGATGATGCTCGCCGCCGCCCCGTCGGCCGACCCCGTCGGCACCGGCCGCAGGGAATTTTCCAAGTGCCTCAGCGCCCAGGTACAGCCCTCGCTCGACAAGAAATTGTCTGCCGGCGATTTCCAGGCCGCCCTGAAAAAGACCTGCGCCGACAAGGAAGCCGCCTTCCGCGCCGCCATCGTGGCCTCGGACAAGGGCGACAAGATGTCCGACGCCGCGGCCAACAGCGACGCCGACGACCAGATCTCCGAATATGTCGACAAGATCACCAGCGAATATGAAGAAAGCAGCCGCCCCAGCTGACGCACCCCCACCCACGCAGAACCTTCCTCTCTCCCTCGCGGAAGGCCCCCCATCTCTCCCCTCGGGGAGAGATGCGAAGGCTTGGCAGCTTGCTGCCTGGCCGAAGTTGAGAGGGGGCAGTCCCCGCCACAGGACACGGCACCACACCGTTCCCCGGCGCAGGCCGGGGCCCAGCTTCACACTCCGCGCAGAATCACGCCCACCCAACATCACCCTCCCCGTTCCCCGGCGAAGGCCGGGGCCCAGTTCTGACCTCCGGCCTGGGCCCCGGCCTGCGCCCCGGCCTGCGCCGGGGAACTGATGGATGCCAATCCGCGCCTCACCGGCACACCTCTCACCCCTCCCACACGACCCGCAACCGATAATCGATCACCGCCCGCCATCCCATGGGCGCGCGCCCATCCTCGCGCGCCACCCGCGACCGGATCAGCCGCGCAGTCACGATCCGCCACCCGTCCTGCATCGGGGCGCTCGCCAGCGCCGGATCGATCCGCGCGATCATCGCGCCCAGCCGCCCCGGCGTCTTGTCCGGGCTGCGCAATCCGATCGTCAGCCGCACCTCCCGCCCCGCGACATCCTTGCCGCCCCAGTCCGCGCCGATCGCCTCGCCGACATGGCCATAGGGCGCGCTCGCCCGCCCCGGCTCGCCGTCGAACAAGCCGTTGAGGCCCGCCATCAACACCGCATCCGCGCGCAGGGCCGCGATCACCGCCGCCCGCGCCGCCACTTCCGCGCTCATGGCCTGCCCCTCCCCGCTTCCCGCAGCGCCAGGTCGCGCCACCATCGTTCGCTCAGCCGCGGCGCGGACGCGCGCACGGCCTCGCCCTCGACGCCCGCCGTCACGCCCTCGTCCCCCAAAGCCGCCGCGATCCGTGCCCGCCGCAACGCCGCCCGCGCTTCCAGCAGCGCCATCAACTGCGCCTTCATGCCAGCCGCATCCGACGGAAGGGCCGCCACAGCGCGCTCACCACGGCGGGCGGCGCGGCGCTCTCGTCCCCCGCGCCAGGAAATGATCGGCGGCCAGCCGCACGACCCCCTGCCGCAACGGCTCGGGCAGGCCCTCCAGCGCATCGGCCAGCCCCGCGCGATAGCGCACCTGCAACCGCCGATCGTCCCCCGCCCGGGTCGCCCGTACCCAGCCGTCACCGCTCGCATCGATATCGATCGCATAGGCGCTCACCGGCAAGGCCTGCGCCACCCCCGCCGTATCGACCACGTCCACGCCCTCGATCGCGATCACCGGCCGTGCCGACAGCCTCTGCCAGCCGCCGCCGCCCGCCACCGTCTCCCGCACCCCGCGCCGCACCAGCCATTGCCCGGTAAAGCGCTCGCACAGCGCCGCCGCGCTGCGCAGCAATCCAGCCAGCACCGCGTCATCGCCCCCCGTCTCGATCCGCAGATAGGCCTTCAATTCCTCCAGCGGCGCGGCCAGCCCGCCGCTCTCCAACTCTTCCACCATCTCGTCCGCGCTCCCCGCCCGCATCCATGCGAAAGGTGGCGGGGCGCCAAGCCCCGCCACCCGTCCGGTCCGATCAGGACGCGGCGAATTTCATCAGCTTGATCGCCTCGCTGTTCGCCACCGCGCCGCCGATCCGCTTGACCGCATAGAAATGCACGAACGGCTTGTTGCTGAACGGATCGCGCAGGATGCTCGTCTCCTGCCGCTCGGCGATGACATAGCCCGCCTGGAAATTGCCGAAGGCGATCGACAGGCTGTTCGCGGCGATATCGGGCATGTCCTCGGCCTCGACCACCGGATAGCCCAGCAGCGTCGCAGGCTGTCCACCGCTCAGCCCCGGCTGCCAGATGAACGCCCCGTCGCTCGTCTTCATCTTGCGCACCGCCGCCAGCGTGGCGCCGTTCATGACGAAGCTCGCTCCCTGGCGATAGGGCGCACGCAGGCTCTGGACCAGGTCGATCAACCGGTCCTGCGGGTGCGTCGCGGCAAAGCCGCCCGCCGCGCCCGACGCCACATATTGCAGCGACCCGAACGCCCGCGCCGCATCGCCCTCATTGGTCGTGGCATAGGTCAAAAAGCCCTTGGGCTTGTTGACGCCATTGCCGTTGACGAAGGCCGCGCCCTCCGCCGCCGCAAACTCATGCGCGATCTCGCCCGCCAGCCAGGCTTCGACATCGAACTGCGCATCGTCCAGCATTGCCTGCGATGCGGCGGGATTGGCGAACAGTTCGCCCCCGGGCGGCGCGATTTCGTTGAAGGTCGGCGTCCCCGTCTCGGCCCGCGCGCCCGTCTCGCTCGCCCAGCCCGACACGATCCCGCCCGCCGTCACCAGCTTGCGATAGCCCGCCGTGCCCGTGCGCACCACATTGGCGATGGCCCGGATCGGCGAAATGGCTTTCAGCGTCGACCCGATCAGCTGGTCGATCTCGCGCGGCACCGCATAGCCGCCCGCGCCACCGCTCGCGCCGGAAAAGCTCTTCAGCTCGACCCCCGCCTCATGCCCCTGCCGCAGATAGCGATCCACGAACGCCGCCCGCGCCGGATCGACCGCACCGCCCTTCACCCCGTCGAGCGCCGGCCGCTGCTGCGCCAGCAAAGCCCCCTTCAACGCCGCAATCTCGCCCTCCAATCCCTCGATCCGCTCCCCCTGCAACACCGCATCGAAACGCGCGTCCAGTGCGTCCGTCACCTGATCCGTCATACCTGTCTCCACGAAAAAGGGCGGCCCCAACGGACCGCCCATATTGTCCTCTCCCCCCTTGGAGGAGCGGATACGATGCCTCACCGGCCAAGCCGGTCAGGCGAAGTTGGAGAGAGGAACAGCGCCCTTGCCGCCGCTCAACCCCTTGCCCATAAAGCCACTATGTCCTTCAACCTTGCTACCGACGGCGCCCAACATATTCCCGCCGCGCTCGACACCACGGCACTCGCAACGATCGAAGCCGCCCTCTCAATCCAGCCGACAGAACGTGCTGGTATACGCCTCTCCGCTCTTCCCACGCTTGAGGCTTTGCTCAAGCCCGTCGGCGCGATCGGATGCCATGCTGCCGCACATATGGGAGACGATGCCCGCCCGGTGCGCGCCATCCTGTTCGACAAAAGCGAAACGACCAACTGGGCGTTGGGCTGGCATCAGGACCGTACGATCGCCGTAGCTGCTCGGATCGACACACCTGGTTTTGGACCATGGACCGTCAAGTCCGGCATCCAGCATGTCGCCCCGCCGCAACCGTTGCTTGATCGGATGCTGACCCTGCGCATCCACCTCGATCCGGTCGACGCCGATAATGCCCCGCTACTGATCGCGCCTGGCTCCCATAGGCACGGTCGCGTCGCCGAACACGATATCGCTTCCCTCGTCACCCGATATGGAACCCATGCCTGTCTCGCTACACGGGGTGATATCTGGCTCTACGCGACACCAATCCTCCATGCGTCTGAGGCTGCGTCCAACCCGCGTCATCGCCGCGTCCTGCAACTGGATTATAGTGCCGATCCGCTGCCAGCTGGCCTGGAATGGCTCAGCGTCTGATCCTCCACCCCGATCACCCGCGCCAGCGGCTGCATCGGATGCGTCACCAGGCTGACCTCCACCAGTTCCAGCCCCAGCAGTTCGCGCGGCCCAGCCCCCCGCGCAGCCTTCACCCGATAGCCGAACGACAGCCCATCCAGCGCCCCCGTCGCCAAAGCCGCCGCCGCCTCCCGCCCCGCAGCGGTCCGCCGAGACACCCGCCCGATCACCCGCAACCCGCGCTTGTCCTCGCGCGCCGTCTCGATCCGCCCGATCACGCTCCCCGGCCCGTGTTGCCACAATAGCGGCACACCTGCCGCATCGATCGGCCCGAACGCGCCCGCCCGCACCACGTCGCCGCCCCGATCCACCCGATCGAACACCGCCGCATAACCGGCAAACCGCACATCCCCCCTCATGCCCTGACCAGCCCCAGCAACCCCACCTTCACCGCCACGCCCAGCAGCACCAGCGCCAGGACGATCCGCACCGCCCAGCCGATCACCGCCCCGCGCGCCGCCTTCTTCGCGTCGCGCCAGGCCGACAGCAATTCACGCAGCTCGCGCATGTCCTCCTCCGCCCGCCGGTCGGCCAGCCCCAACCGTTCCAGCGCCCGGCCCGCGCCCAGGTCGCTCGCTTCCTCGATCAGCGCGCGGATCACGATCATGTCGCCACCGGGCAGTCCGCGCCCCTCGGCCTGCGCCACCAGCCGCGCCAGCATCTCTTCTTTCATCGCCCCACCTTTCCTCGGGCGCACTGCGCGCCTATCTGTGCGCGCATGAAGCGCACCCATCGCAAAATCCTGATCGTCCTCGTCCTGATCATCCTCGGCGCCATCGCCTGGCATTTCGCCCTGTTTCGCGCAGGCGACTGCCTGATCCAGGGCGGCCGCTGGAACTGGGACACCGGCTTCTGCCGCCTCGATTCCCTGGCCCAGCCGCCGATCTGAAATTTCTCGGAGCAGCGGAAAACCCGGCGCAACACAAAAGCCGCCAAAGGCGGCCCCTCACCCTTTTCTCCGCGTCCCCGCGCCTCCGCGCGCCTCAAATCCCCAACAAGGCCTTCTTCTCCTCCGCCGAGAGGAAATCCGCCGCCGCAACCCGCTCCCAATAGGCCGCCCGCTCGTCCGACAGCGCAGGCACCGCGTCCAGGTCCGCCTCGAGGCTCAGCCCCGGCCACCAATCGTCCAGCCCCTGGGCCAGCGCACCCGCAATCTTCGCCACCAGCGGCAGGATCGTCTGTCGCCACAGCGCCTTGTTCGCCTCGCGATAATTGGCGTAGCTATTGTCGCCGGGCAGCCCCATCAGCATCGGCGGCACCCCGAACGCCAGCGCGATTTCCCGCGCCGCCGCGCTTTTCAGCCCCACAAAGTCCATCTCCGCCGGGGTCAGGCTCATCGCCCGCCAGCTCAAGCCCCCCTCCAGCAGCATCGGCCGCCCCGCATTGGCCGCGCCCGCAAAGGCCACTTCCATCTCGCGCTTCACCCGCTCGAACTGTTCCGGCGACAGCACCGATCCGTCGCCCGGATCATAGACCATCGCGCCCGACGGCCGCGCCGCATTGTCCAGCAGCGCCTTGTTCCACACGCTCGCCGCGTTGTGGATCGCCACCGCGCCCGCCGCCGCGCCGGTGCAGCCCAGCCCATAATGATCGTCCAGCGGGTGCATCGCCTTGATGTGCAGCACCCCCGTGCGCCCCGCGCCGTCCTGCGGCGACAGGCGGGTCACGCTCTCCCCCACGCGATAGAGATAGGCCGCAGGCCATCCCCGCGCATCCGCCTCCACGCTGACCCGTTCGGGCCGCAGCGCATAAAGTTCGGCGGGCATCCCGTCCGCCCCGGCAATCACCTGAACATAGGCGTTGCCATGCAGCAGCAGATGGCAGGCCAGCGTCTCCACCAACCCCTGCCCGGCGGACGCCCGCCCGACCAGCGCCGATATGCGGCCCGCATCCTCCACGCCCCGCACCTTGATGGCGCAGGCCCCCGCCCCTTCGGACACCAGCCGCATCGCCCGCTGCGCCACCGCATTGCCCATCACG
This window of the Sphingobium sp. CR2-8 genome carries:
- a CDS encoding DUF2460 domain-containing protein, which gives rise to MGRIDYWLTDARRGQETRWVKRFAATHWTVNFPRPMMASVVTSAADAPSTGSGQALRVDAVFYGSGDLAGLIWDAQDRWSHPLLAYETDRDFRDCVLSFRWRSGGLRKLDETHGPTLTIEGRDAAGIPRAWYVRLWNYARGTPEDAEIRLDFAALEGGFRLPDESDPVWAGDVDRMFISLVPPGYDEGDTPFAAAVEGWAELSGIACDGAGSVLAMGDVMLPEHGLSMATGYDDCFNQTPERVVSAIHALGYRGAINHYVGMSHYFRLERLGEGLYVSLGGGALNAACAAWHRDFAARAQALGFDLIWSLSYELFDAHCWNDWKQRAENGDPALTGWAPPSTLLSPAHGGAMAYLQAIATAFVAIGLEAGLPILFQVGEPWWWVIPGDGRICLYDDAARAALGASMVSISSIWGPKDTAQRALLDAAGALLAASTAALCAAVKAAAPGAVTHLLAYLPTILDPRAPDAKRANMPVGWASPAFDVLQLEDYDWVTEGRRSLTGRGIALATERLGYPVAEQHYLAGFVLLPEQADQWARIAAAAQAAVARGTAQTFIWALPQVCRDGFTCFRIDGEDDVQAFDDIVFPIAIGRETSLSPSFSTQIVESPSGHERRSSDWADARLSFDAGPGVRSDADIAALIAFFRARRGAARGFRFTDPYDDRSGAPGDAPGPIDQRLGIGDGVRAEFPLMRYYGEGEDAQARVITRPVAGSIRVAADGVELHEGWSHAGLGVIAFDDAPDAGVVLTAGYRFDVPVRFAEDRLDINRATFAAGEAPSVPLVEIRE
- a CDS encoding tail tape measure protein, with the protein product MDEEIETLVVRVRADREGLSRDVEAMRAGLEGPLADGADRAGRRIEQGLLRAVRTGKFGFEDLRRIAMSVLDEIAASALRSAVGGGGSGGAGGLASLGASLLTSALGLPGRATGGPVAPGRAYMVGERGPEMFVPTSSGQVMAHGGGGGRDVRVSIAVNGALG
- a CDS encoding phage tail assembly chaperone, which gives rise to MTRFADGAGRLAGVAGWLLGWRPDEFWRATPAELAAVLRVGSGEAAPDEGVDGAELKRLMGVMPD
- a CDS encoding gene transfer agent family protein, which codes for MSALVNPERGEAALVLGGETLALRPSFAALVAAEAELGPLFDLVERAADGKLSLADLVALFWHCLVDRERLSREALGEAVIAVGLAKVTPVLKAILQQILAGK
- a CDS encoding phage tail protein: MGVEKGSAFLLKVGDGNMPATYATVAGMRTTQLSVNGEAVNITSKDSGGWRELLSGAGVRSVSVSAAGLFTGSAAEVRIRNHALSGTIDQYELSFESGERMRGRFLVTRLDYAGDYNGERNYALSLESSGAVVSE
- a CDS encoding DUF3168 domain-containing protein; its protein translation is MSAEVAARAAVIAALRADAVLMAGLNGLFDGEPGRASAPYGHVGEAIGADWGGKDVAGREVRLTIGLRSPDKTPGRLGAMIARIDPALASAPMQDGWRIVTARLIRSRVAREDGRAPMGWRAVIDYRLRVVWEG
- a CDS encoding phage major capsid protein; translated protein: MTDQVTDALDARFDAVLQGERIEGLEGEIAALKGALLAQQRPALDGVKGGAVDPARAAFVDRYLRQGHEAGVELKSFSGASGGAGGYAVPREIDQLIGSTLKAISPIRAIANVVRTGTAGYRKLVTAGGIVSGWASETGARAETGTPTFNEIAPPGGELFANPAASQAMLDDAQFDVEAWLAGEIAHEFAAAEGAAFVNGNGVNKPKGFLTYATTNEGDAARAFGSLQYVASGAAGGFAATHPQDRLIDLVQSLRAPYRQGASFVMNGATLAAVRKMKTSDGAFIWQPGLSGGQPATLLGYPVVEAEDMPDIAANSLSIAFGNFQAGYVIAERQETSILRDPFSNKPFVHFYAVKRIGGAVANSEAIKLMKFAAS
- a CDS encoding phytanoyl-CoA dioxygenase family protein, producing the protein MSFNLATDGAQHIPAALDTTALATIEAALSIQPTERAGIRLSALPTLEALLKPVGAIGCHAAAHMGDDARPVRAILFDKSETTNWALGWHQDRTIAVAARIDTPGFGPWTVKSGIQHVAPPQPLLDRMLTLRIHLDPVDADNAPLLIAPGSHRHGRVAEHDIASLVTRYGTHACLATRGDIWLYATPILHASEAASNPRHRRVLQLDYSADPLPAGLEWLSV
- a CDS encoding HK97 family phage prohead protease, which translates into the protein MRGDVRFAGYAAVFDRVDRGGDVVRAGAFGPIDAAGVPLLWQHGPGSVIGRIETAREDKRGLRVIGRVSRRTAAGREAAAALATGALDGLSFGYRVKAARGAGPRELLGLELVEVSLVTHPMQPLARVIGVEDQTLSHSRPAGSGSAL
- a CDS encoding DUF6127 family protein; this translates as MKEEMLARLVAQAEGRGLPGGDMIVIRALIEEASDLGAGRALERLGLADRRAEEDMRELRELLSAWRDAKKAARGAVIGWAVRIVLALVLLGVAVKVGLLGLVRA
- a CDS encoding phage portal protein → MKWFGTKAAQADARPVLARAWGTGAVALGEWPASYEAQLRAGVMGNAVAQRAMRLVSEGAGACAIKVRGVEDAGRISALVGRASAGQGLVETLACHLLLHGNAYVQVIAGADGMPAELYALRPERVSVEADARGWPAAYLYRVGESVTRLSPQDGAGRTGVLHIKAMHPLDDHYGLGCTGAAAGAVAIHNAASVWNKALLDNAARPSGAMVYDPGDGSVLSPEQFERVKREMEVAFAGAANAGRPMLLEGGLSWRAMSLTPAEMDFVGLKSAAAREIALAFGVPPMLMGLPGDNSYANYREANKALWRQTILPLVAKIAGALAQGLDDWWPGLSLEADLDAVPALSDERAAYWERVAAADFLSAEEKKALLGI